A window of Magnetococcales bacterium genomic DNA:
CAGAAAGTCGTCGTAAGGACCGTTGCCGATGGAACGCCCCTTGGCGGAGAGGATACCCACGGTCACCGTGGCCTCCAGCCCGAACGGATTGCCCACCGCGATCACCCAGGCCCCCACCTTGATGGCCGCGGAGTCACCCAGCTTGGCCTTGGGCAGCTTCTGATCGGTTTCGATGCGAATCAGGGCCAGATCGGTCTTGGCGTCGCTGCCGATGACCTTGGCGACGTACTCCTTTTCATTGGAAAGCCGCACCTTGATCTCGTCGGCATCTTCGATGACGTGATGGTTGGTCAGGATGTAACCCTCTTCGTCGATGATCACCCCGGAGCCCATGTTGCGGCTCTGCTGGTCCTTCTGGGGCATGCGGTCCAGAAAGGGCTGGAAGAAATCTTCGAAGGGGCTGCCGTGAAAAGGATTCTGCAGCTTGTCGGTCAGTCCGCCGAGAACCTTCTTGCTGGTGACGATATTGACCACCACCGGTTGCAACTCCTCCACCAGTCCGGTGAGATCGGGCATCTCCCGGGCCCGCCCCGGCGGAACGATGACCAGTTGGACCAGCAGAAGCAGCGCCATCAGCCCTGCCGAGGCGTACCAAGCCCTCCCCCTCTTCCCGCTTCTCCCATCCGGGACCGTCCGGAGACAAACTGCCTTTTGCATGTGGAGATCTCCCTTGCATCCGTTGATGTCGATCCGTGCAATCCACCGGGACGCGCCCAGTCACCTACCATAGATGGCCATTCCGCCCGCCACATGCAAGGCCCCCGCGACGCCTGAGAGCCCATTGCAAAAAAAGCTTCCACTCCGGACGATTTTGTTTGACAGCCCGCCGGCGGTCGTGTTTAATGGCTACCAGCATGGCAGTATTGAAAAGCATAGCCCAACGTGGAGCAAAAGCACATTGTCGTTATCGAACCTGCGGTACAGTTCTCGGATTCCCTCGCGGTTTTCAGACTCCAACGCACACAGTCCGGACAAACACAGCTTTCAGGCCCATTTCTTGGTTCTATTGAAATCCGCTGCCACACCCATCAAAACTTTTTTGGAGAAAAAACATGGCAGCTCGTGAGACAGGAACTGTGAAATGGTTCAACGAGAGCAAGGGTTTCGGCTTTGTGGAACGGGCCAACGGCAAGGGTGATGCTTTCGTGCATCATTCCGGCATCGCCGGCTCCGGTTTCAAGACCCTCGCCGAGGGTCAGAAGGTCGAGTTCACCATCACCCAGGGTGACAAGGGTCCCAAAGCGGACAACGTCATCGCCCTGTGAGTCAAAAAGCTTTTGCCGCCGCCCCACGGGGCGGCGGCAAATCGCCCCTTCGAATCCCCCCGGTCGCACCTCTGCTGCACCCTTTCAAGCTCACCTCCTCGTTTGAGTTTTCCTTTGGGCAATTCCCTCCTCT
This region includes:
- a CDS encoding cold-shock protein → MAARETGTVKWFNESKGFGFVERANGKGDAFVHHSGIAGSGFKTLAEGQKVEFTITQGDKGPKADNVIAL